A window of Oncorhynchus kisutch isolate 150728-3 linkage group LG10, Okis_V2, whole genome shotgun sequence contains these coding sequences:
- the LOC109882217 gene encoding ATP-dependent RNA helicase DDX42 isoform X1, whose product MNWSKGGPSGKRGFGFGGFSLGGGGGGGKKEELHVPQKSHTSFGGAGTAGGYGKNQQLPAFYKIGTKRANFDEENAYFEDDEEESSSTDLPYIPAENSPTRQQFRSGGGSDSEDDPLDAFMAQVEDQAAKDMKKLEEKEKEKKVEKGIRDDIEEEDEQEAYFRYMAENPTAGLTAEDEDENIDYDSDGNPIAPTTKKIIMPLPPMDHSEIDYPPFERNFYNEHEELLSLTGTEVFELRHKLNLRVSGAAPPKLSTSFAHFGFDEQLMHIIRKSEYTQPTPIQCQGVPIALSGRDMIGIAKTGSGKTAAFIWPMLVHIMDQKELETGEGPIAVIVCPTRELCQQIHAECKRFGKAYSLRSVAVYGGGSMWEQAKALQEGAEIVVCTPGRLIDHVKKKATSLQRVTYLVFDEADRMFDMGFEYQVRSIASHVRPDRQTLLFSATFRKKIERLARDILVDPIRVVQGDIGEANEDVTQVVEIMPSGVEKWGWLTRRLVEFTSSGSVLIFVTKKANCEELATNLTQEGHSLGLLHGDMDQSERNKVIADFKKKSLPVLVATDVAARGLDIPSIRTVVNYDVARDIDTHTHRIGRTGRAGEKGVAYTLLTSKDTSFAGDLVRNLEGANQSVSKELMDLAMQNPWFRKSRFKGGKGKKLNIGGGGLGYRERPGLGAESSERSGGAAMGNYEGYSKPTGAMGDRMSAMKSAFQSQYKNHFVAASGMVPKLTTKSSSSSGWTSAGSLSSVPTGAPEGPDRPRGPPSLAMAPPAALGMGTKMAGFTSAGSLSSVSDSQATAPQGNAAPPSPREGPRDRHGDDRSRHGDGHYRDRRDRSERHSGGGERDRYGERDRHADRDRYGDKDRHGSSGRHGDSRNGDGSRRDRERDDCRGDRESGDRAGSEGRGDRAEGKGDREEDSFAVPDPPKRKKSRWDN is encoded by the exons ATGAACTGGAGCAAGGGTGGCCCAAGTGGTAAGCGAGGGTTCGGTTTTGGAGGATTTtcccttggtggtggtggtggaggaggaaagaAAGAAGAACTTCATGTGCCTCAGAAATCCCACACGTCCTTCGGAGGCGCAGGGACAGCTGGAGGTTATGGCAAGAACCAGCAACTCCCTGCCTTCTACAAGATAGGAACAAAAAGAGCAAATTTTGATGAAGAGAATGC ATATTTTGAAGATGATGAAGAGGAGTCAAGCAGCACAGATTTGCCATATATCCCAGCTGAGAACTCCCCCACACGGCAACAATTCCGGTCTGGAGGGGGCTCAGACAGTGAGGATGATCCTCTGGATGCCTTCATGGCCCAAGTGGAG GACCAAGCAGCTAAAGACATGAAGAAACTGGAGGAAAAAGAGAAGGAAAAGAAGGTTGAAAA GGGTATACGTGATGACATTGAAGAGGAAGATGAACAA GAAGCCTACTTCCGCTACATGGCAGAGAATCCCACAGCTGGGCTGACCGCAGAGGACGAGGATGAGAACATAGACTACGACAGTGATGGGAATCCCATTGCCCCCACCACTAAGAAGATCATCATGCCCCTGCCCCCGATGGACCACTCTGAG ATTGACTACCCACCTTTTGAGAGGAACTTCTACAACGAGCATGAGGAGCTTCTCAGCCTGACAGGCACCGAGGTGTTTGAGCTGAGACACAAACTCAACCTGCGG GTGTCTGGTGCCGCCCCTCCTAAACTCTCCACCAGCTTCGCCCACTTTGGGTTTGACGAGCAGCTGATGCACATAATCCGCAAGTCGGAGTACACTCAGCCAACACCTATTCAGTGCCAG GGAGTTCCCATTGCCCTTAGTGGGCGTGACATGATTGGCATTGCGAAAACTGGTAGTGGCAAGACTGCAGCCTTCATCTGGCCCATGCTAGTTCACATCATGGACCAGAAGGAACTGGAGACTGGAGAGGGGCCCATCGCAGTCATTGTGTGCCCCACCAGGGAGCTCTGTCAGCAG ATCCATGCGGAGTGTAAGCGTTTTGGGAAAGCCTACTCCCTGCGCTCGGTGGCGGTGTATGGAGGAGGCAGCATGTGGGAGCAGGCCAAGGCTCTTCAGGAGGGGGCAGAGATTGTTGTGTGCACCCCG ggtcgtctAATTGACCATGTGAAAAAGAAGGCCACCTCTCTGCAGCGAGTGACATACCTGGTGTTTGATGAGGCAGATAGAATGTTTGATATGGGCTTTG AGTATCAAGTGAGATCCATTGCCAGCCATGTCCGACCTGATCGACAga CTCTTCTGTTCAGCGCCACCTTCCGTAAGAAGATTGAGAGGCTGGCTAGAGATATCCTGGTGGACCCCATCCGCGTGGTGCAGGGAGACATCGGGGAG GCCAATGAGGATGTGACCCAGGTAGTGGAGATCATGCCCAGTGGGGTGGAGAAGTGGGGCTGGCTGACCCGCCGCCTGGTGGAGTTTACCTCCTCTGGCTCTGTACTTATCTTCGTCACCAAGAAGGCCAACTGTGAAGAGCTGGCCACCAACCTGACCCAGGAGGGCCACAGCCTGGGCCTGCTGCACGGAGACATGGACCAGAGTGAGAGGAACAAGGTCATCGCTGACTTCAAGAAGAAGAGTCTGCCCGTGCTGGTGGCCACCGACGTGGCAG CCCGTGGTCTGGATATCCCTTCAATACGCACAGTAGTGAACTATGACGTGGCTCGGgacatcgacacacacacacaccgaattgGGCGAACAGGTCGTGCTGGAGAAAAGGGTGTTGCCTACACCCTTCTCACCAGTAAAGACACATCATTTGCAGGAGACCTTGTGCGTAACCTGGAGGGAGCCAATCAAAGCGTCTCTAAGGAGCTGATGGACTTGGCAATGCAG AATCCCTGGTTCAGGAAATCACGCTTCAAGGGCGGCAAAGGGAAGAAGCTAAACATTGGAGGAGGTGGTCTGGGCTACAGAGAGAGGCCAGGATTGGGAGCTGAAAGTTCT GAGCGTAGTGGTGGTGCTGCCATGGGTAACTATGAGGGCTACAGCAAGCCTACCGGAGCCATGGGAGACCGCATGTCAGCAATGAAGTCAGCCTTCCAG TCTCAGTATAAGAACCACTTTGTGGCGGCGTCCGGCATGGTTCCTAAACTCACCACTAAGTCCAGTAGCTCTTCAGGCTGGACCAGCGCTGGAAGTCTGAGCTCCGTCCCCACCGGGGCCCCTGAGGGCCCAGACCGGCCCCGTGGGCCCCCCTCCTTAGCCATGGCCCCTCCAGCTGCCCTCGGCATGGGCACCAAGATGGCAGGCTTCACCAGCGCTGGCTCCCTGAGCTCTGTGTCAGACAGCCAGGCCACTGCTCCTCAGGGGAATGCCGCCCCACCCTCACCCAGGGAAGGGCCCCGTGACAGACATGGTGATGACAGGAGTCGCCATGGAGATGGCCACTATCgtgacaggagagacaggagcgaGCGGCACAGTGGCGGGGGAGAGCGGGACCGCTATGGGGAGCGGGACCGCCACGCAGACCGCGACAGATACGGGGACAAGGATCGCCATGGCAGCAGCGGGCGCCATGGCGATAGTCGTAATGGAGACGGAAGTAgaagggacagagagcgagacgatTGTAGAGGTGACAGGGAGAGTGGAGACAGGGCAGGGAGTGAAGGAAGGGGGGACAGAGCTGAGGGGAAAGGAGACCGAGAGGAAGACAGCTTTGCAGTCCCAGATCCACCAAAACGCAAAAAGAGTAGGTGGGACAACTAA
- the LOC109882217 gene encoding ATP-dependent RNA helicase DDX42 isoform X2 yields the protein MAENPTAGLTAEDEDENIDYDSDGNPIAPTTKKIIMPLPPMDHSEIDYPPFERNFYNEHEELLSLTGTEVFELRHKLNLRVSGAAPPKLSTSFAHFGFDEQLMHIIRKSEYTQPTPIQCQGVPIALSGRDMIGIAKTGSGKTAAFIWPMLVHIMDQKELETGEGPIAVIVCPTRELCQQIHAECKRFGKAYSLRSVAVYGGGSMWEQAKALQEGAEIVVCTPGRLIDHVKKKATSLQRVTYLVFDEADRMFDMGFEYQVRSIASHVRPDRQTLLFSATFRKKIERLARDILVDPIRVVQGDIGEANEDVTQVVEIMPSGVEKWGWLTRRLVEFTSSGSVLIFVTKKANCEELATNLTQEGHSLGLLHGDMDQSERNKVIADFKKKSLPVLVATDVAARGLDIPSIRTVVNYDVARDIDTHTHRIGRTGRAGEKGVAYTLLTSKDTSFAGDLVRNLEGANQSVSKELMDLAMQNPWFRKSRFKGGKGKKLNIGGGGLGYRERPGLGAESSERSGGAAMGNYEGYSKPTGAMGDRMSAMKSAFQSQYKNHFVAASGMVPKLTTKSSSSSGWTSAGSLSSVPTGAPEGPDRPRGPPSLAMAPPAALGMGTKMAGFTSAGSLSSVSDSQATAPQGNAAPPSPREGPRDRHGDDRSRHGDGHYRDRRDRSERHSGGGERDRYGERDRHADRDRYGDKDRHGSSGRHGDSRNGDGSRRDRERDDCRGDRESGDRAGSEGRGDRAEGKGDREEDSFAVPDPPKRKKSRWDN from the exons ATGGCAGAGAATCCCACAGCTGGGCTGACCGCAGAGGACGAGGATGAGAACATAGACTACGACAGTGATGGGAATCCCATTGCCCCCACCACTAAGAAGATCATCATGCCCCTGCCCCCGATGGACCACTCTGAG ATTGACTACCCACCTTTTGAGAGGAACTTCTACAACGAGCATGAGGAGCTTCTCAGCCTGACAGGCACCGAGGTGTTTGAGCTGAGACACAAACTCAACCTGCGG GTGTCTGGTGCCGCCCCTCCTAAACTCTCCACCAGCTTCGCCCACTTTGGGTTTGACGAGCAGCTGATGCACATAATCCGCAAGTCGGAGTACACTCAGCCAACACCTATTCAGTGCCAG GGAGTTCCCATTGCCCTTAGTGGGCGTGACATGATTGGCATTGCGAAAACTGGTAGTGGCAAGACTGCAGCCTTCATCTGGCCCATGCTAGTTCACATCATGGACCAGAAGGAACTGGAGACTGGAGAGGGGCCCATCGCAGTCATTGTGTGCCCCACCAGGGAGCTCTGTCAGCAG ATCCATGCGGAGTGTAAGCGTTTTGGGAAAGCCTACTCCCTGCGCTCGGTGGCGGTGTATGGAGGAGGCAGCATGTGGGAGCAGGCCAAGGCTCTTCAGGAGGGGGCAGAGATTGTTGTGTGCACCCCG ggtcgtctAATTGACCATGTGAAAAAGAAGGCCACCTCTCTGCAGCGAGTGACATACCTGGTGTTTGATGAGGCAGATAGAATGTTTGATATGGGCTTTG AGTATCAAGTGAGATCCATTGCCAGCCATGTCCGACCTGATCGACAga CTCTTCTGTTCAGCGCCACCTTCCGTAAGAAGATTGAGAGGCTGGCTAGAGATATCCTGGTGGACCCCATCCGCGTGGTGCAGGGAGACATCGGGGAG GCCAATGAGGATGTGACCCAGGTAGTGGAGATCATGCCCAGTGGGGTGGAGAAGTGGGGCTGGCTGACCCGCCGCCTGGTGGAGTTTACCTCCTCTGGCTCTGTACTTATCTTCGTCACCAAGAAGGCCAACTGTGAAGAGCTGGCCACCAACCTGACCCAGGAGGGCCACAGCCTGGGCCTGCTGCACGGAGACATGGACCAGAGTGAGAGGAACAAGGTCATCGCTGACTTCAAGAAGAAGAGTCTGCCCGTGCTGGTGGCCACCGACGTGGCAG CCCGTGGTCTGGATATCCCTTCAATACGCACAGTAGTGAACTATGACGTGGCTCGGgacatcgacacacacacacaccgaattgGGCGAACAGGTCGTGCTGGAGAAAAGGGTGTTGCCTACACCCTTCTCACCAGTAAAGACACATCATTTGCAGGAGACCTTGTGCGTAACCTGGAGGGAGCCAATCAAAGCGTCTCTAAGGAGCTGATGGACTTGGCAATGCAG AATCCCTGGTTCAGGAAATCACGCTTCAAGGGCGGCAAAGGGAAGAAGCTAAACATTGGAGGAGGTGGTCTGGGCTACAGAGAGAGGCCAGGATTGGGAGCTGAAAGTTCT GAGCGTAGTGGTGGTGCTGCCATGGGTAACTATGAGGGCTACAGCAAGCCTACCGGAGCCATGGGAGACCGCATGTCAGCAATGAAGTCAGCCTTCCAG TCTCAGTATAAGAACCACTTTGTGGCGGCGTCCGGCATGGTTCCTAAACTCACCACTAAGTCCAGTAGCTCTTCAGGCTGGACCAGCGCTGGAAGTCTGAGCTCCGTCCCCACCGGGGCCCCTGAGGGCCCAGACCGGCCCCGTGGGCCCCCCTCCTTAGCCATGGCCCCTCCAGCTGCCCTCGGCATGGGCACCAAGATGGCAGGCTTCACCAGCGCTGGCTCCCTGAGCTCTGTGTCAGACAGCCAGGCCACTGCTCCTCAGGGGAATGCCGCCCCACCCTCACCCAGGGAAGGGCCCCGTGACAGACATGGTGATGACAGGAGTCGCCATGGAGATGGCCACTATCgtgacaggagagacaggagcgaGCGGCACAGTGGCGGGGGAGAGCGGGACCGCTATGGGGAGCGGGACCGCCACGCAGACCGCGACAGATACGGGGACAAGGATCGCCATGGCAGCAGCGGGCGCCATGGCGATAGTCGTAATGGAGACGGAAGTAgaagggacagagagcgagacgatTGTAGAGGTGACAGGGAGAGTGGAGACAGGGCAGGGAGTGAAGGAAGGGGGGACAGAGCTGAGGGGAAAGGAGACCGAGAGGAAGACAGCTTTGCAGTCCCAGATCCACCAAAACGCAAAAAGAGTAGGTGGGACAACTAA